From the genome of Cellvibrio japonicus Ueda107, one region includes:
- the bamC gene encoding outer membrane protein assembly factor BamC codes for MSPDADMTIMTTTCQRFTAFSCYAALSLFCVMLSGCGLFFGEEGIFRNRESDYLKADNIPPLVLPPGKHSQAMGELYPIPAITATDFGYDPEASGFDVPRPMPISANLVQENVKIQRVGGESWILLNVSPGEVWPRVRNFLNVNDLAVSRADIGKGIIETSWLQFKTDLNTYDRYRLQIDQGVQPETSEIHILHMSIPVSEKDRAPDAAWPRRSVNAEREKWLLDELAATLASDVSEGGTSLLAQSIGGSVKAGLTMVRGEPVLNIKLDHQRAMATLGYAAKQDGFTTFESDADAGLFYVEYIDPEENKPGWLRRLFRIGLDPKPPTTPYSLAQIKTNMLTGDDFKNAPVSNRRKEKELPKAPGYLLVISGDEGNYQVQIRDPYGKRLKLGESRELLTLLRKNLI; via the coding sequence ATGAGTCCTGATGCTGACATGACAATAATGACCACCACCTGCCAACGCTTTACTGCTTTCTCCTGCTATGCCGCGCTCTCGCTCTTCTGTGTGATGTTGTCGGGTTGTGGTTTGTTTTTTGGGGAAGAGGGGATTTTTCGCAATCGCGAAAGTGATTACCTGAAAGCTGACAATATTCCTCCTTTGGTTTTGCCTCCAGGCAAGCACTCCCAGGCCATGGGTGAGCTGTACCCGATTCCCGCCATTACAGCGACAGATTTTGGCTATGACCCGGAGGCGTCCGGTTTCGACGTGCCGCGTCCCATGCCTATTTCCGCTAACCTGGTGCAGGAGAACGTAAAAATCCAGCGCGTGGGAGGGGAGAGTTGGATTCTGCTGAATGTTTCTCCCGGCGAGGTGTGGCCGCGCGTGCGCAATTTTTTGAATGTCAACGACCTGGCTGTGAGCCGCGCAGACATTGGCAAGGGGATTATTGAAACCAGTTGGCTGCAATTTAAAACCGATCTCAACACCTATGACCGTTATCGCCTGCAAATAGACCAGGGCGTCCAGCCGGAAACCAGTGAAATCCATATCCTGCACATGAGTATTCCGGTCAGTGAAAAGGATCGTGCCCCCGATGCAGCCTGGCCGCGCCGCTCGGTAAATGCAGAGCGTGAAAAATGGTTGTTGGACGAACTGGCTGCAACCCTGGCCAGTGATGTCAGTGAAGGCGGCACCTCACTCCTGGCGCAGTCGATTGGGGGTTCTGTAAAAGCGGGGCTGACCATGGTGCGCGGTGAGCCCGTATTAAATATCAAACTGGATCATCAGCGTGCCATGGCAACCCTGGGTTATGCCGCTAAGCAGGATGGATTCACGACCTTCGAGTCCGATGCGGATGCCGGTTTGTTTTACGTTGAATACATAGATCCGGAAGAAAACAAACCGGGTTGGTTGCGCCGACTGTTCCGTATTGGCCTGGATCCCAAACCGCCGACAACACCCTATAGCCTGGCGCAGATCAAAACCAATATGCTGACCGGGGATGATTTCAAAAACGCACCTGTCTCCAATCGCCGCAAAGAGAAAGAACTGCCCAAGGCACCCGGTTACCTGTTGGTGATTAGCGGTGATGAAGGCAATTACCAGGTCCAGATCCGCGACCCTTATGGTAAGCGCTTAAAATTGGGTGAGTCGCGTGAGCTGCTGACGCTGTTGCGTAAAAATCTGATTTAA
- the queC gene encoding 7-cyano-7-deazaguanine synthase QueC — translation MSRKKAVILVSGGLDSTTVIAIARSQGYDCYTISFDYGQRHRAELKAAEITAKAHGSLEHKVIRLDLGAIGGSALTDTSIDVPEEETSGIPVTYVPARNTVFLSIALGWAEVLGALDIFIGVNAVDYSGYPDCRPDYIAAYETMANLATKRGIEGERLHIRTPLINLTKAQIIQQGLALGVDYRLTVSCYQANDGGEACGKCDSCRLRKQGFEQAGVADPTRYAF, via the coding sequence ATGTCGCGTAAAAAAGCAGTGATCCTGGTTTCCGGGGGGCTGGATTCCACCACGGTGATCGCTATTGCCCGCAGCCAGGGCTATGACTGTTACACCATCAGTTTCGATTATGGCCAGCGCCATCGCGCAGAGCTAAAGGCGGCGGAAATTACCGCCAAAGCCCATGGCAGCCTGGAACATAAGGTTATTCGCCTGGACCTTGGCGCTATCGGCGGCTCGGCATTGACAGATACGTCTATTGATGTACCTGAAGAGGAGACCAGCGGCATTCCGGTAACTTATGTACCTGCGCGCAATACCGTGTTTTTGTCGATTGCCCTGGGATGGGCAGAAGTCCTGGGGGCTTTGGATATTTTTATTGGCGTTAATGCGGTGGATTATTCCGGTTACCCGGATTGCCGTCCCGATTACATTGCCGCCTATGAGACGATGGCCAACCTGGCCACCAAGCGCGGTATCGAAGGTGAGCGACTCCATATTCGCACCCCCCTGATCAACCTGACCAAGGCGCAAATTATCCAGCAAGGGCTGGCCTTGGGGGTGGATTACCGCCTGACCGTCTCCTGCTACCAAGCCAATGATGGCGGTGAAGCCTGCGGTAAATGCGATTCCTGTCGCCTGCGCAAGCAGGGCTTTGAGCAGGCAGGTGTCGCCGATCCAACACGTTACGCGTTCTAA
- a CDS encoding bifunctional diguanylate cyclase/phosphodiesterase: MSVSLPRNGGTSIIGNMWPLQLAVALAYGITGWLGLNIPLSDGNITLFWLPTGIAVAAFYRYSWTLWPGVFLAALIVSLSTGLPWLNSGLIALGNTLAPLLTCYLLRRTDSNITRLTPRDSIGFLLFSALGMIVSAATGSLSLLLLGREVFSVAQGFLNWWMGDSLGVFLAAPLLVNFSLGECRRALAQPRELILIILASLVVAALCFPLNNLTSHSPAGVIHLPILFTSFICMAWAGLRFGLPGASLSTLGFGLVALVSTIQGLGPLSFDSTQLSAWMIWIYGFCMTLLGLMITSAHTQLRTASHQLDETSHEQAQQKKHLEAIIHAIPDLLIETNREGHCLWANGPTHWHGLHSHELPGRELRELLPSDAWQTWSQAIHEADDWGISQGKSIHLIQGTQSLWYELSIAKSSGQRPHEDRFVCLVRDITKRVNIYQADLANEQRFRNIFEATRNIAVQGYNRYHEVIFWNKASEDLYGFSAQEAMGQKLEHLIIPPFMRNDVFNAIENWHLHNQAIPSGELPLHNAKGEEVWVYSNHVMINTLDNKEMYCLDIDLSTQRDALQQLEQELMERRQIEGALRQSERLLESAQIMARLAYWEWDPQDDSYKFSRSMVELFGLPAAQLTGQLKPFLAGCMPAGQRRHFIQSLSTSLEHKTPIATEINLLLHGHPYWFAVQGNIDEHADGTLCMRGTLQDITERKRLDAALAAAAADTASTADFFETMLRALAEALEVEHVLISLLNPDDPAQASTHTYIKYGQLQENFDYSLNGTPCANVVDENLCFITTGAKIQYPDDHLFQLSNIDSYLGVGIRNPQGQHVGILIVMSEKALNVSPQVRSLLLIFAERISGELNRASDQEQIYRLAFFDPLTRLPNRRMLMDRLRLIIAQSARTSQQGALLFIDLDHFKLLNDTRGHHIGDQLLVQVAERISSIIRTTDLAARLGGDEFVVVFDNLGTDPDKAALEAKHRAEQLHELINLPYPLQQSVYHCTISIGVNLFNANNTSIDDLLRHADVAMYQAKDGGRNTIRFFDPHMQSRLEKRAEIEADLRSAHESGTQLTPYYQAQVNHTGEVLGAELLLRWIHPRKGTIAPGDFIPVAEQTGLIVAIGRQVIRMACKQLQCWQQQPGFGHLTLAVNVSPIQFNQSSFVEDVISCVLDYDVNPNHLKLELTESSLLKNVEHSIEKMQRLQEFGISFAMDDFGIGYSSLSYLKKLPLDQLKIDRTFVRDITIDPNDAIIVRTIIAMAANMNLNVIAEGVETELQKQFLEQNGCLLFQGYYFGKPMPLDAFEELIHMPQQLIRHSMSD, translated from the coding sequence ATGTCTGTTTCTCTACCTAGGAATGGCGGTACATCTATTATCGGCAATATGTGGCCACTACAGCTGGCGGTAGCCCTGGCCTATGGGATTACCGGTTGGCTGGGCCTTAATATTCCGCTTAGCGATGGCAATATCACCCTTTTCTGGTTACCGACAGGTATAGCAGTTGCCGCTTTTTACCGGTATTCCTGGACGCTATGGCCGGGGGTATTCCTCGCGGCCCTTATCGTTTCGCTCAGTACCGGCCTCCCCTGGCTCAATAGCGGGTTAATTGCCCTTGGCAATACCCTTGCACCGCTACTGACTTGTTATCTCCTGCGCCGCACCGATAGCAACATCACCCGCCTGACGCCGCGCGATAGCATAGGTTTTCTGCTATTCAGTGCCCTGGGCATGATCGTCTCCGCAGCGACCGGTAGCCTCAGCCTGTTGCTGCTGGGACGCGAGGTGTTTTCTGTGGCGCAAGGATTCCTGAACTGGTGGATGGGGGACAGCCTTGGTGTATTCCTGGCCGCGCCCCTGTTGGTGAATTTTTCCCTGGGCGAATGCCGTCGCGCCCTGGCCCAGCCACGGGAGCTAATCCTGATTATTCTGGCCAGCCTGGTTGTTGCAGCCCTGTGCTTTCCGCTCAACAACCTGACCAGCCATTCTCCGGCAGGGGTTATACATCTGCCGATCCTGTTCACCAGTTTTATATGCATGGCCTGGGCCGGTTTGAGGTTCGGGCTGCCCGGTGCCAGCCTGTCCACCCTGGGGTTCGGTCTTGTCGCCCTGGTATCCACCATCCAGGGGTTGGGTCCCTTGAGCTTCGATTCGACACAACTCAGCGCCTGGATGATTTGGATTTATGGCTTTTGCATGACCCTCCTGGGGTTGATGATCACCTCGGCACATACCCAGTTGCGTACCGCAAGCCACCAGTTGGATGAAACATCACACGAGCAGGCCCAGCAGAAAAAGCACCTGGAAGCGATTATCCACGCCATCCCCGACCTGCTGATCGAAACCAACCGTGAAGGGCATTGCCTCTGGGCCAATGGCCCCACTCATTGGCATGGCTTGCACAGCCATGAATTGCCGGGTCGCGAGCTGCGCGAACTTTTGCCTAGCGATGCCTGGCAAACCTGGTCACAGGCAATCCATGAGGCAGACGACTGGGGGATATCACAAGGTAAAAGTATCCATCTTATCCAGGGCACACAAAGCCTCTGGTACGAACTCTCCATTGCCAAAAGCAGCGGGCAACGCCCCCATGAAGACCGGTTTGTCTGCCTGGTACGCGATATCACCAAACGAGTGAATATTTACCAGGCCGACCTCGCCAATGAACAGCGTTTTCGCAATATATTTGAAGCGACACGCAATATCGCCGTACAGGGATACAACCGCTACCACGAAGTTATTTTCTGGAATAAAGCCAGTGAAGATCTCTACGGTTTTAGCGCCCAGGAGGCCATGGGCCAAAAACTGGAACATCTGATCATTCCCCCCTTCATGCGCAATGACGTTTTCAATGCAATAGAAAACTGGCATCTGCATAACCAGGCGATCCCCTCCGGGGAATTGCCGTTACACAATGCCAAAGGTGAAGAGGTGTGGGTTTATTCCAACCATGTGATGATCAATACGCTGGACAATAAGGAAATGTATTGTCTCGATATAGACCTGAGCACCCAGCGCGATGCCCTGCAACAGTTGGAACAGGAATTAATGGAGCGCCGCCAGATTGAAGGAGCCCTGCGCCAGAGCGAACGCTTATTGGAAAGTGCACAGATCATGGCGCGCCTGGCCTACTGGGAATGGGATCCACAGGACGATAGCTATAAATTCAGCCGCTCCATGGTGGAACTATTCGGCTTGCCTGCAGCACAGCTCACCGGGCAACTCAAACCCTTTCTGGCAGGATGCATGCCCGCCGGACAACGCCGCCATTTTATCCAAAGCCTGAGTACCAGCCTTGAACACAAAACCCCGATAGCAACTGAAATCAATCTGCTATTACATGGCCATCCTTACTGGTTTGCGGTCCAGGGCAATATCGACGAACATGCTGATGGCACACTGTGTATGCGCGGTACCTTACAGGACATTACTGAACGCAAGCGTTTGGACGCAGCACTGGCTGCTGCCGCTGCCGATACGGCCTCGACAGCAGACTTTTTTGAAACCATGTTGCGCGCACTGGCAGAAGCACTCGAAGTGGAGCATGTGCTGATCAGTTTGCTCAACCCCGATGATCCCGCACAGGCCAGTACCCACACCTATATCAAGTACGGACAACTCCAGGAAAATTTTGACTATTCACTGAACGGTACACCCTGTGCCAACGTTGTGGATGAGAATCTCTGCTTCATCACCACCGGGGCAAAAATACAATATCCCGATGACCACCTTTTCCAACTGAGCAATATCGATAGTTATCTCGGTGTGGGAATTCGCAATCCACAAGGGCAGCATGTGGGCATCCTGATCGTCATGAGTGAGAAAGCCTTAAATGTCTCACCCCAGGTACGCTCGCTACTATTGATTTTTGCGGAACGAATTTCCGGTGAACTTAACCGTGCCAGCGATCAGGAACAGATTTATCGCCTGGCATTCTTTGATCCACTCACCCGCCTGCCCAATCGCCGGATGCTTATGGATCGCTTGCGACTGATTATTGCCCAAAGTGCCCGAACCAGCCAGCAAGGTGCATTGTTGTTTATTGACCTGGATCACTTCAAATTACTCAACGATACCCGAGGCCACCATATTGGCGACCAACTATTGGTACAGGTAGCGGAGCGTATCAGCAGTATTATTCGCACCACAGATTTGGCAGCGCGCCTGGGAGGCGATGAGTTTGTCGTAGTGTTTGACAATCTGGGCACAGACCCGGACAAAGCGGCACTGGAGGCCAAGCATCGCGCAGAACAGCTGCACGAATTAATTAATTTGCCCTACCCGCTACAACAATCGGTATATCACTGCACGATCAGCATAGGGGTCAACCTGTTTAATGCGAATAATACATCCATTGATGATCTGTTACGTCATGCCGACGTAGCCATGTACCAAGCGAAAGACGGTGGACGCAATACCATTCGCTTCTTTGATCCGCACATGCAATCGCGCCTGGAAAAACGCGCTGAAATAGAAGCAGACTTACGCAGTGCCCATGAGTCCGGAACCCAGTTAACCCCCTATTATCAAGCGCAGGTGAATCATACCGGTGAAGTGCTTGGTGCCGAGTTACTATTGCGCTGGATACATCCGCGCAAGGGAACCATTGCACCAGGTGATTTTATTCCGGTAGCCGAGCAAACCGGATTGATTGTTGCCATCGGTCGCCAGGTAATTCGCATGGCCTGCAAACAATTGCAATGTTGGCAGCAGCAACCGGGCTTTGGGCACCTGACATTGGCAGTGAATGTCAGCCCCATTCAATTCAACCAATCCAGTTTTGTTGAAGATGTTATCAGCTGCGTGCTGGACTACGATGTCAATCCTAACCACCTGAAGCTGGAACTGACAGAAAGCTCCCTGCTAAAAAATGTTGAGCACAGCATCGAAAAAATGCAGCGCTTGCAAGAATTTGGCATTAGCTTCGCGATGGATGATTTCGGTATAGGTTATTCGTCCCTGTCCTATTTGAAGAAATTACCCCTGGATCAGTTGAAAATTGATCGAACCTTTGTGCGGGATATTACGATAGACCCCAATGATGCGATTATCGTGCGCACCATTATTGCCATGGCGGCCAATATGAACCTGAATGTCATTGCCGAGGGTGTGGAAACGGAATTACAAAAACAATTTCTTGAGCAAAATGGCTGCCTGCTGTTCCAGGGATATTACTTCGGCAAGCCCATGCCGCTGGATGCCTTTGAGGAACTGATCCATATGCCGCAGCAATTGATCCGGCACAGCATGAGCGATTAG
- a CDS encoding MBL fold metallo-hydrolase yields MDGPFRFASLGSGSRGNATLVNWGQGHVLIDCGFSVREAEQRLARFELSPGNLDAILVTHEHADHIKGVAALARRYQLPVYMTPGTYHSRSLGELPDLRLIESYTPFNIGNLWVQPVAVPHDAREPTQFVFEYAGRRLGILTDLGSITPHVEACYQDLDAMVLEANHDPVMLAYGPYPHSLKQRVGGHWGHLSNQQAAGFLQRLNCARLQHLVVAHISQQNNSLAVAQAALAPVTAAVKQVTYACQNQGFDWLSVV; encoded by the coding sequence ATGGATGGTCCGTTTCGTTTTGCATCCCTGGGGAGTGGCAGTCGCGGCAATGCCACTCTGGTGAACTGGGGGCAGGGCCATGTATTGATTGATTGTGGATTCAGTGTCAGGGAGGCGGAGCAGCGTCTGGCCCGTTTTGAGTTGAGCCCGGGTAACCTTGATGCGATCTTAGTGACGCATGAACATGCGGATCATATCAAAGGGGTAGCGGCCCTGGCGCGTCGCTACCAGTTGCCCGTCTATATGACGCCCGGGACTTACCACAGCCGTTCATTGGGCGAACTGCCGGATTTGCGCCTGATAGAATCCTATACCCCATTTAACATTGGAAACTTGTGGGTGCAGCCGGTTGCTGTGCCCCATGATGCACGTGAGCCGACACAGTTTGTGTTTGAGTATGCTGGCCGCCGCTTGGGAATACTGACGGATTTGGGTAGTATTACGCCCCACGTCGAAGCCTGTTATCAGGATCTGGATGCCATGGTGCTGGAGGCCAATCACGATCCGGTGATGTTGGCCTATGGCCCTTACCCCCACTCCCTGAAACAGCGAGTGGGTGGTCATTGGGGGCATCTAAGCAACCAGCAGGCGGCCGGTTTCTTGCAGCGCTTGAACTGTGCGCGTTTGCAACACTTGGTTGTGGCACATATCAGCCAGCAGAATAACTCGCTTGCAGTAGCCCAGGCAGCGCTAGCGCCTGTTACTGCAGCGGTCAAACAGGTTACCTATGCTTGTCAAAATCAGGGTTTTGACTGGCTGTCGGTGGTCTAA
- the nadA gene encoding quinolinate synthase NadA: MSEELNVAVRLDHSRDLVKEHLARLWSAPVYTPEQEADYKARIKGLLKQHNAVLVAHYYTDPLIQALAEDTGGCVSDSLEMARFGKNHPAETLIVAGVKFMGETAKILSPEKRVLMPTLEATCSLDLGCPADEFAAFCDQHPDREVVVYANTSAAVKARADWVVTSSIALDVVDYLDRQGKKILWAPDKHLGAYVQQKTGADVLLWDGACIVHEEFKAKGVEDLKLLYPGAAVLVHPESPRAVVELADVVGSTSQLIKAAQTLPNREFIVATDQGIFYKMQQLNPDKVFHIAPTAGSGATCRSCANCPWMAMNVLDNLVDVFERTDNEIFVDPHLAQRAMVPLQRMLDFKK; the protein is encoded by the coding sequence ATGTCTGAAGAGCTGAATGTCGCTGTCCGTCTCGATCACTCCCGCGATCTGGTAAAAGAGCATCTGGCGCGCCTATGGAGCGCCCCGGTATACACACCGGAACAGGAGGCTGATTACAAAGCGCGCATTAAAGGACTGCTAAAACAGCACAATGCCGTGTTGGTTGCACACTATTACACCGATCCATTGATCCAGGCGCTGGCAGAAGATACCGGTGGCTGCGTTTCGGATTCCTTGGAAATGGCGCGTTTTGGCAAGAATCACCCGGCAGAAACCCTGATTGTGGCCGGGGTAAAATTCATGGGGGAAACGGCCAAGATCCTGTCCCCGGAAAAACGTGTCCTTATGCCCACCCTTGAAGCTACCTGCTCGCTGGATTTGGGATGCCCGGCCGACGAGTTTGCCGCTTTCTGTGATCAGCATCCGGATCGTGAGGTTGTGGTGTATGCCAATACCTCGGCGGCGGTGAAGGCGCGCGCTGATTGGGTGGTGACTTCCAGTATTGCGCTGGATGTTGTGGACTATCTCGATCGCCAGGGCAAAAAGATTCTCTGGGCACCGGACAAGCATTTGGGCGCTTATGTCCAGCAAAAAACCGGTGCAGATGTGCTCCTGTGGGATGGGGCCTGTATTGTGCACGAGGAATTCAAGGCCAAAGGGGTTGAGGATTTAAAGCTGCTTTACCCCGGCGCCGCGGTGTTGGTTCACCCGGAGTCACCCAGGGCTGTGGTGGAGTTGGCCGATGTGGTTGGTTCTACCTCGCAACTGATCAAGGCTGCGCAAACCCTGCCCAATCGCGAGTTTATTGTGGCGACGGATCAGGGCATCTTTTACAAAATGCAACAGCTCAACCCGGACAAGGTATTCCATATCGCACCCACTGCGGGCAGTGGGGCGACTTGCCGCTCCTGTGCTAACTGTCCCTGGATGGCAATGAATGTGCTCGATAATCTGGTGGATGTGTTTGAGCGCACCGACAATGAAATTTTTGTTGATCCGCACTTGGCGCAACGCGCCATGGTGCCCTTGCAGCGCATGCTGGATTTCAAAAAGTAA
- the queE gene encoding 7-carboxy-7-deazaguanine synthase QueE, translating into MTQASLKITEIFYSLQGEARTVGLPTVFVRLTGCPLRCGYCDSEYAFYGGERLSLDEILARVARYHPRHVCVTGGEPMAQRECVTLLKMLCDAGYGVSLETSGAMPLEDVDPRVSKVMDLKTPGSGEVGRNRWENIPLLGEQDQVKFVICNREDYEWARFKLDEYELASRAGEVLFSPSHGQVKPVELAEWILADNLPVRFQLQLHKLLWNDEPGH; encoded by the coding sequence ATGACCCAGGCCAGCCTAAAAATCACCGAAATCTTCTACTCGCTGCAAGGTGAGGCGCGCACTGTGGGCTTGCCTACGGTGTTTGTGCGCCTGACGGGATGCCCATTACGCTGTGGCTATTGTGATTCGGAGTACGCTTTTTATGGTGGTGAGCGCTTGTCGCTGGATGAGATCCTGGCGCGCGTTGCCCGTTATCACCCACGTCATGTTTGCGTCACCGGTGGGGAGCCTATGGCGCAGCGCGAGTGTGTCACCCTGCTGAAGATGCTCTGCGATGCCGGTTACGGCGTATCGCTTGAGACCAGTGGTGCCATGCCCCTGGAGGATGTAGACCCGCGTGTCAGCAAAGTGATGGACCTCAAAACCCCGGGCTCGGGGGAGGTGGGGCGCAATCGCTGGGAGAATATCCCGCTGTTGGGTGAGCAGGATCAGGTCAAGTTTGTCATCTGTAATCGCGAAGATTACGAATGGGCCAGATTCAAGCTGGATGAGTACGAACTCGCCAGCCGCGCAGGTGAGGTGCTTTTTTCACCTTCTCATGGACAGGTAAAGCCGGTGGAGCTGGCGGAGTGGATTCTCGCCGACAATCTCCCCGTACGTTTTCAATTACAGCTGCATAAGTTGCTGTGGAACGATGAACCCGGCCATTGA
- the dapA gene encoding 4-hydroxy-tetrahydrodipicolinate synthase, which produces MIQGSMVALVTPMHADNTLDWDSLHKLVDWHLEQGTHAIVAVGTTGESATLDVQEHLQVIKRVVDQVNGRIPVIAGTGANSTSEAVELTQAAKDVGADACLLVTPYYNKPTQEGLFLHHEYIANAVAIPQYLYNVPGRTGVDMKPETALRLAQVPNIAGIKEATGDLERARLLIDQAPPGFAIISGDDATAVELILLGGQGDISVTANVVPAAIARMCELALAGKAEEARTINTQLLPLHTAMFVESNPIPVKWAVEQLGLIQSGIRLPLTRLSAQYHQQVKTAMQLAGL; this is translated from the coding sequence ATGATTCAAGGCAGTATGGTTGCCCTGGTAACCCCAATGCATGCAGACAACACCCTCGACTGGGACAGTCTGCATAAATTGGTCGATTGGCACCTGGAACAGGGGACCCACGCCATAGTGGCGGTTGGTACTACGGGTGAATCCGCCACCTTGGATGTGCAGGAACACTTGCAAGTGATTAAACGTGTAGTTGATCAGGTAAACGGGCGTATCCCGGTGATTGCCGGTACTGGCGCCAACTCTACCAGTGAAGCCGTCGAGTTGACCCAGGCTGCCAAAGATGTGGGTGCCGATGCCTGCCTGCTGGTAACCCCCTATTACAACAAGCCAACCCAGGAAGGCTTGTTCCTGCATCATGAATATATCGCCAATGCAGTGGCCATTCCCCAGTATCTCTACAACGTTCCCGGCCGTACCGGGGTGGACATGAAACCGGAAACTGCCCTGCGTTTGGCGCAGGTGCCCAATATTGCAGGTATCAAAGAGGCAACGGGTGACCTGGAGCGGGCTAGATTGCTCATTGACCAGGCTCCGCCAGGTTTTGCGATTATCTCCGGCGATGACGCCACAGCGGTGGAATTAATTCTTTTAGGTGGCCAAGGGGATATTTCTGTCACTGCGAATGTCGTACCTGCTGCCATCGCACGTATGTGTGAACTGGCACTGGCGGGAAAGGCTGAAGAAGCGCGCACTATCAACACGCAACTGCTGCCATTACATACCGCCATGTTCGTTGAGTCCAACCCGATTCCGGTCAAATGGGCTGTGGAACAATTGGGGTTGATTCAATCGGGCATTCGCCTGCCGCTGACACGCCTGTCGGCGCAGTACCATCAACAGGTTAAAACAGCCATGCAACTGGCTGGCCTTTAA
- the purC gene encoding phosphoribosylaminoimidazolesuccinocarboxamide synthase, translating to MEKREQLYAGKAKSIFNTDDPDHLVMLFRNDTSAFDGKRVEQLDRKGMVNNKFNAFIMGKLQAAGIPTHFVKLLSDTEALVKKMDMIPVECVVRNLAAGSLVRRLGVQEGQVLNPPTFELFLKNDALGDPMINESHVESFGWATREQLARMKELTFKINEVLKDLFAAGNMLLVDFKVEFGLHKGEVILGDEFSPDGCRLWDKDTREKLDKDRFRQNLGNVVESYELVGQRLGLTF from the coding sequence ATGGAAAAACGCGAGCAACTTTACGCGGGTAAAGCAAAATCCATTTTTAACACTGACGACCCGGATCATCTGGTCATGCTCTTCCGTAACGACACTTCGGCCTTTGATGGCAAGCGTGTCGAGCAACTGGATCGCAAGGGCATGGTGAACAACAAGTTCAATGCGTTCATCATGGGCAAATTACAGGCTGCTGGCATCCCTACCCATTTTGTAAAGCTCTTGTCGGATACTGAAGCCCTGGTTAAAAAAATGGACATGATTCCTGTGGAGTGTGTGGTGCGCAACCTGGCCGCCGGCTCCCTGGTTCGTCGCCTTGGTGTGCAGGAGGGCCAGGTATTGAATCCGCCCACCTTTGAGCTTTTCCTCAAGAATGATGCCTTGGGTGACCCAATGATCAATGAATCCCATGTAGAGTCGTTTGGCTGGGCAACTCGTGAGCAATTGGCGCGCATGAAAGAGCTAACCTTCAAAATTAATGAAGTACTCAAAGATCTGTTTGCCGCAGGCAATATGCTGTTGGTGGATTTCAAGGTGGAATTTGGGCTGCACAAAGGCGAAGTTATCCTGGGCGATGAGTTCTCACCGGACGGTTGCCGCCTGTGGGATAAGGATACGCGTGAAAAGCTTGATAAAGACCGTTTCCGTCAAAATCTGGGCAATGTGGTTGAGTCCTACGAGCTGGTTGGCCAGCGTTTGGGATTAACCTTCTAA